In Hermetia illucens chromosome 1, iHerIll2.2.curated.20191125, whole genome shotgun sequence, one genomic interval encodes:
- the LOC119660911 gene encoding uncharacterized protein LOC119660911: protein MFQRKKQLGPPPSAPTVTEIIEDLETFHVEKPLLVKTRSLDPEGSSDAEWWKVFETFLSDVDDLKRLKALINSYKIKLEASKLEIDTTAKNLQIDIEKHLEGTRKEIKE from the coding sequence ATGTTTCAAAGGAAGAAACAATTGGGACCTCCACCGTCTGCTCCGACAGTGACGGAAATCATAGAGGACTTGGAGACGTTTCACGTTGAGAAACCGCTGCTGGTGAAAACGAGAAGTCTAGATCCGGAAGGGTCCTCCGATGCTGAATGGTGGAAGGTCTTTGAGACATTTCTCAGTGATGTGGACGATCTGAAACGGCTGAAGGCACTcatcaattcatataaaatcAAATTAGAAGCTTCTAAGCTGGAAATAGACACCACTGCGAAGAATTTACAAATTGACATTGAGAAACATTTGGAGGGAACACGAAAGGAGATAAAGGAATGA
- the LOC119660901 gene encoding coiled-coil domain-containing protein 47: MKFYVIFFTLFLFGQVICQIDDADDNDFAEFEDFGTDDEIVTTSDGDQWQAQTGAKSDSKRSPSPDGSLKDEPKNHDFVELNEDAEEDGIVEDEIEGDEYEEDDDDEEFEGFGREESNKEGAKAATKGGPEIEIKQADIPSKFTATWDSYWMEMLMIAGLTAYFANYIVGKNKNSKLANMWLSTHKSLLDENFALVGDDGKLENETPGLIKESESLYTLWCSGRTCCEGMLVELRMIKRQDLVALVSSLMRPVQDQIHIKIEISKDSMDTFVFCVASKKTATRLFKETSDLSKYCSLVNKSEEKYNVPSGFAVLSEIPEASSTMLDSRVLAALNKYGNYIDYIHISDQFCGPVQQEDPNNIKQPDVKKMLMAGFNLPKNCNMESVKPLLVLVFYIMERLKRYRLSKESKNKADKNRQRVEEQFLKSTHAARAEAAAQRREEKRKQEKERIMAEDDPEKQRRWEEKEQKRQAKKKAPKMKRLSIKSL, encoded by the exons ATGAAATTCTACGTAATATTTTTCACGCTGTTCCTTTTTGGACAAGTAATTTGCCAAATAGACGATGCAGACGATAATGATTTTGCTGAATTCGAGGATTTCGGCACGGACGATGAAATTGTGACTACCTCGGACGGAGACCAgtggcaggcccagaccggagcGAAATCAGATTCAAAGAGGTCCCCATCACCTGATGGAAGCCTAAAGGATGAACCGAAAAATCATGATTTCGTCGAGTTGAACGAGGACGCCGAGGAAGACGGCATAGTTGAGGATGAAATCGAGGGCGATGAATACGAGGAGGACGATGACGACGAGGAGTTCGAAGGATTCGGCCGAGAGGAAAGCAACAAGGAGGGAGCCAAGGCGGCTACAAAAGGGGGACCTGAGATTGAAATCAAGCAAGCGGACATTCCTTCGAAATTCAC AGCGACTTGGGACTCGTACTGGATGGAAATGCTAATGATCGCCGGATTGACTGCTTATTTCGCCAACTACATCGTGGGAAAGAACAAAAACTCTAAATTGGCCAATATGTGGCTCAGTACACACAAGAGCCTTTTGGACGAGAACTTTGCCTTGGTTG GAGACGACGGGAAGCTTGAAAATGAAACGCCTGGCCTTATAAAAGAAAGCGAAAGTCTGTACACTCTCTGGTGTTCAGGACGTACATGCTGCGAAGGAATGTTGGTTGAATTAAGGATGATCAAGCGTCAAGACCTTGTTGCATTAGTTTCAAGTCTAATGCGTCCCGTTCAAGATCAAATCCATATCAAAATTGAAATATCCAAAGACTCAATGGATACATTCGTATTTTGTGTAGCATCCAAGAAAACCGCCACTAGACTGTTTAAGGAAACATCAGACCTT AGTAAATATTGTAGTCTAGTCAATAAGTCAGAGGAAAAGTACAACGTCCCAAGTGGATTTGCTGTGTTATCTGAAATACCCGAGGCCTCGTCTACTATGTTAGACTCAAGAGTGTTGGCTGCACTCAACAAGTATGGAAACTATATCGATTATATACATATTTCCGATCAATTTTGTGGACCAGTACAACAAGAGGATCCAAATAATATTAAGCAACCGGATGTTAAGAAAATGTTAATGGCAGGATTTAATCTACCGAAAAATTGCAATATGGAATCGGTTAAACCGTTACTTGTGTTAGTATTTTATATAATGGAAAGACTGAAACGTTATCGATTATCGAAGGAG AGTAAAAATAAGGCCGATAAAAATCGTCAACGTGTGGAGGAACAATTCTTGAAAAGTACCCATGCTGCTCGTGCCGAAGCAGCTGCTCAACGTCGCGAGGAGAAACGAAAACAGGAGAAAGAACGTATTATGGCTGAAGATGATCCAGAAAAACAACGTCGTTGGGAGGAAAAAGAACAGAAACGCCAAGCGAAGAAGAAGGCCCCGAAAATGAAACGACTCTCAATTAAATCGTTGTAA
- the LOC119659245 gene encoding general transcription factor IIH subunit 3: MTTNMSIKQQDANTGEERVSDPDLESLLVIIIDTNPSQRAIRRNPHQLTQSLDSIVAFGNAHLMQKSNNKLAVIACHHHATQFLYPNPGKPLTEIRQVDGQYEAFTIVEKTVKHKLAQMITSAPKISAPCESLLAGSMSMALCYIARMNRNKLPGEKAHARILVVTGSNECAAQYMTYMNVFFTAQKQNVVIDVCALDKSLSLLQQGCDITGGQYLRLPQLDGLLQYLLWVFLPDPDTRSKLVLPPAVKVDYRAACFCHRELIDIGYVCSVCLSIFCKFSPICTTCHTVFKNPNPIAPKQKKKKLKG; the protein is encoded by the exons ATGACAACCAACATGTCAATCAAGCAACAAGATGCTAATACCGGCGAAGAAAGAG tttcagaTCCCGACTTGGAAAGTCTCcttgtcatcatcatcgacaCAAACCCCTCACAACGAGCAATTCGCAGGAATCCCCATCAACTAACCCAGAGCCTGGACTCAATTGTTGCCTTCGGAAATGCTCATTTAATGCAAAAATCGAACAACAAATTGGCGGTAATAGCATGCCATCATCATGCTAC CCAATTCTTATACCCAAATCCCGGCAAACCACTCACCGAAATCCGGCAAGTGGACGGCCAATATGAAGCCTTTACGATCGTCGAAAAAACAGTCAAACACAAACTGGCACAGATGATTACTTCCGCGCCAAAGATTTCCGCCCCATGTGAGTCTCTCCTGGCTGGAAGTATGTCGATGGCATTGTGCTATATTGCAAGG ATGAATCGTAACAAGCTCCCCGGCGAAAAGGCCCATGCCCGCATCCTTGTCGTCACGGGAAGCAATGAATGCGCTGCCCAGTATATGACCTACATGAACGTATTTTTCACAGCCCAGAAGCAGAACGTGGTGATCGACGTTTGCGCGCTGGATAAGTCGCTGAGTTTACTGCAGCAAGGATGCGACATTACAGGCGGACAGTACTTGCGGCTGCCCCAGTTGGATGGCCTGTTGCAGTACCTTTTGTGGGTGTTCCTGCCTGACCCGGATACAAGGAGCAAACTCGTCTTACCGCCTGCGGTTAAGGTTGACTACCGCGCAGCTTGCTTTTGTCATCGGGAACTTATTGATATTGGATATGTTTGTTCCGTTTGTTTGTCGA TATTCTGCAAATTCAGTCCAATCTGCACAACGTGTCA TACGGTGTTCAAAAACCCCAATCCCATCGCACCgaagcagaagaagaagaaactcaaAGGATAG